One Ricinus communis isolate WT05 ecotype wild-type chromosome 1, ASM1957865v1, whole genome shotgun sequence DNA window includes the following coding sequences:
- the LOC107262691 gene encoding heavy metal-associated isoprenylated plant protein 39 isoform X1, producing MWLQKFILKLDLHDDKAKQKALKTVSTLSGIDSIAMDMKEKKLTVIGTVDPITVVSKLRKYWSTDIVSVGPAKEPEKKEEPKKEEPKKEEEAKKEEPKKEEEAKKEEPKKEEEAKKEEPKKEGEAKKEEPKKEEEGKAAPAPAPAPALAPPPDPVLELVKAYKAYNPQLTTYYYVQSIEENPNACVIS from the exons ATGTGGTTGCAGAAGTTTATACTGAAGTTGGACTTGCATGATGACAAAGCTAAGCAGAAGGCTCTTAAGACAGTTTCTACTCTTTCAG ggATTGATTCCATCGCCATGgacatgaaagaaaagaaattaacagTGATAGGAACAGTTGATCCTATAACTGTAGTGAGCAAGTTGAGAAAGTACTGGTCAACAGATATAGTTTCTGTAGGGCCAGCAAAGGAGCctgagaagaaagaagagcCAAAGAAAGAGGAACccaagaaagaagaagaggctAAGAAAGAagaaccaaagaaagaagaggagGCAAAGAAAGAGGAACCCAAGAAAGAGGAAGaagcaaaaaaagaagagcCAAAGAAAGAGGGAGaagcaaagaaagaagagccaaagaaagaggaagaaggaaaggctgcaccagcaccagcaccagcaccagcactGGCACCTCCACCAGACCCAGTTTTAGAGCTGGTCAAGGCATACAAAGCTTATAATCCTCAGCTGACAACGTACTACTATGTCCAAAGCATTGAAGAGAATCCAAATGCTTGTGTTATTTCTTAA
- the LOC107262695 gene encoding uncharacterized protein At1g01500 isoform X2 yields MNFQEQESNSYNLITSSATWLEIRLFYVRITPCVIDSVPDHLTLRHLRREISTPLEINGSRIPAADSASVTLRRDRLNKESSEVTYVSTDSVRITGALEFEVIEENDLFLCGSLERIESTTLWGNDSKTGWSMECYMAASVGEGNSVFFQPKLGVSAPAIEVYIAGCCGGIPVILTKTILVSPRKKGSRHGMLDAIPEDEEMEKEHNGDASLRLRKVQINSMYEADKPNRTRLLDFL; encoded by the exons ATGAATTTCCAAGAGCAAGAATCCAATTCCTATAATCTCATAACCAGTTCAGCTACGTGGCTCGAAATCCGATTATTCTACGTAAGAATCACTCCTTGTGTGATCGACAGCGTCCCAGATCACTTAACGCTCCGTCATTTACGGCGAGAGATCAGCACGCCACTTGAAATCAACGGCTCAAGGATTCCGGCAGCGGATTCTGCATCCGTAACCTTACGCCGTGACCGtttaaataaagaatcatCGGAGGTGACGTACGTTAGCACCGACAGCGTGAGAATAACTGGGGCCCTGGAATTCGAGGTTATTGAGGAAAACGATTTGTTTTTGTGTGGGTCTTTAGAGAGAATTGAATCTACTACATTATGGGGTAATGATTCAAAAACAGGGTGGAGCATGGAGTGTTACATGGCGGCCTCTGTTGGAGAAGGAAATTCGGTGTTTTTTCAGCCAAAATTGGGGGTTTCTGCGCCGGCGATTGAGGTTTATATTGCTGGATGTTGTGGTGGTATACCAGTTATATTGACTAAGACAATTTTGGTTAGTCCGAGAAAAAAAGGTTCTAGACATGGAATGCTTGATGCTATTCCCGAGGATGAGGAGATGGAGAAGGAACACAATGGTGACGCTTCTCTTCGTCTACGCAAAGTTCAG ATTAATTCAATGTATGAAGCCGATAAACCTAACAGAACTCGCTTGTTGGACTTTCTCTAA
- the LOC107262695 gene encoding uncharacterized protein At1g01500 isoform X1 — MNFQEQESNSYNLITSSATWLEIRLFYVRITPCVIDSVPDHLTLRHLRREISTPLEINGSRIPAADSASVTLRRDRLNKESSEVTYVSTDSVRITGALEFEVIEENDLFLCGSLERIESTTLWGNDSKTGWSMECYMAASVGEGNSVFFQPKLGVSAPAIEVYIAGCCGGIPVILTKTILVSPRKKGSRHGMLDAIPEDEEMEKEHNGDASLRLRKVQIIESEGDDSDLEEKTGNRYYSDDMYYGEDGQLTWFNAGVRVGVGIGLGMCLGIGIGVGLLMRSYQATTRNFRRRFF; from the exons ATGAATTTCCAAGAGCAAGAATCCAATTCCTATAATCTCATAACCAGTTCAGCTACGTGGCTCGAAATCCGATTATTCTACGTAAGAATCACTCCTTGTGTGATCGACAGCGTCCCAGATCACTTAACGCTCCGTCATTTACGGCGAGAGATCAGCACGCCACTTGAAATCAACGGCTCAAGGATTCCGGCAGCGGATTCTGCATCCGTAACCTTACGCCGTGACCGtttaaataaagaatcatCGGAGGTGACGTACGTTAGCACCGACAGCGTGAGAATAACTGGGGCCCTGGAATTCGAGGTTATTGAGGAAAACGATTTGTTTTTGTGTGGGTCTTTAGAGAGAATTGAATCTACTACATTATGGGGTAATGATTCAAAAACAGGGTGGAGCATGGAGTGTTACATGGCGGCCTCTGTTGGAGAAGGAAATTCGGTGTTTTTTCAGCCAAAATTGGGGGTTTCTGCGCCGGCGATTGAGGTTTATATTGCTGGATGTTGTGGTGGTATACCAGTTATATTGACTAAGACAATTTTGGTTAGTCCGAGAAAAAAAGGTTCTAGACATGGAATGCTTGATGCTATTCCCGAGGATGAGGAGATGGAGAAGGAACACAATGGTGACGCTTCTCTTCGTCTACGCAAAGTTCAG ATTATTGAATCAGAAGGTGATGATTCCGACTTGGAGGAGAAAACTGGAAACAGATACTACTCAGATGACATGTATTATGGTGAGGATGGCCAACTCACATGGTTTAATGCTGGTGTTAGAGTTGGTGTTGGAATAGGCCTTGGGATGTGCCTTGGGATTGGAATAGGCGTTGGACTGCTTATGCGCTCATATCAAGCAACTACAAGGAATTTTAGGAGGAGGTTCTTTTGA
- the LOC107262691 gene encoding heavy metal-associated isoprenylated plant protein 39 isoform X2, whose product MKKFILKLDLHDDKAKQKALKTVSTLSGIDSIAMDMKEKKLTVIGTVDPITVVSKLRKYWSTDIVSVGPAKEPEKKEEPKKEEPKKEEEAKKEEPKKEEEAKKEEPKKEEEAKKEEPKKEGEAKKEEPKKEEEGKAAPAPAPAPALAPPPDPVLELVKAYKAYNPQLTTYYYVQSIEENPNACVIS is encoded by the exons ATGAAG AAGTTTATACTGAAGTTGGACTTGCATGATGACAAAGCTAAGCAGAAGGCTCTTAAGACAGTTTCTACTCTTTCAG ggATTGATTCCATCGCCATGgacatgaaagaaaagaaattaacagTGATAGGAACAGTTGATCCTATAACTGTAGTGAGCAAGTTGAGAAAGTACTGGTCAACAGATATAGTTTCTGTAGGGCCAGCAAAGGAGCctgagaagaaagaagagcCAAAGAAAGAGGAACccaagaaagaagaagaggctAAGAAAGAagaaccaaagaaagaagaggagGCAAAGAAAGAGGAACCCAAGAAAGAGGAAGaagcaaaaaaagaagagcCAAAGAAAGAGGGAGaagcaaagaaagaagagccaaagaaagaggaagaaggaaaggctgcaccagcaccagcaccagcaccagcactGGCACCTCCACCAGACCCAGTTTTAGAGCTGGTCAAGGCATACAAAGCTTATAATCCTCAGCTGACAACGTACTACTATGTCCAAAGCATTGAAGAGAATCCAAATGCTTGTGTTATTTCTTAA